One Glycine max cultivar Williams 82 chromosome 1, Glycine_max_v4.0, whole genome shotgun sequence genomic window, TGATCCAACTCTGATTGACATTGATCGGATGAAATATTTATTGAGTCCAAGATGAACTATTGACTTGGACCAAAATCTGATTGATAATGATTGAATAAGGTTTTACAAGGATTAATGTATtgagaaaatatatatgtagcatgtgattgaattgaactatcaaattataataaattcatgttatgcttcatataatatattatattattttgttagagatttttttttctggtgcaaaatatttattaattttgtaaaaaaaatagaaaaaaaccttttattgtgtttttttttttttaaaaaaaaaacttatctaaTCCACTACTagtactagtttttttttttcctacactGCCAATGCGCCAATTAATACTCGCCTGTATTCAAATTGtgaaaccttaaaaaaaattgtggaaaaACGGACTAGGGCTCGTAAGTTAGAACTATAACCCAACAAAATCAAAGATTACGAAGGTTAAGACTCGTCATCTTCCAATTTGGACTCTCACACACAAAAACAATCCAATtaggattttgtttttttaaagaatggATGCCAGAATTCATgggaacttttattttcacatcCTATTTTGCCAATTTCATcccttaatttttcatttttttagtgaaaatacCCTGGACGATAAcacatttttattctatattattcacaataaaaacatattttaatcatattaaGAAACACATTACCAAGTCATATtttctgattaaaaaaataatattaagtaaCATTATTTATCTTTAAACAACTCACAAAAACACTTGTGTTGCAAATTctctaatatatttatattacttCTACTTGTCCTTATTGCCTAGAATAGAAATCTCTATCGAAACCCTGCATATCATTGTTGTAGTTTAGTCATATTCATTTAGTCTTTATTCTTACGGATAAAACTCAGATACCCCAATACCTTAAATGTTGTTTATGCTATTTTCCAATCAAAATGGAAGTTTTACCTTAGTAatcaacataataaagagatacATTAAAGGATTATGCAAATTACAAAGGTGAAGCTTCAATTATGGCatgcagaaaacaaaaataacacctAAGATACTATATATAGATTTTCTCCCTAATTTATACCTCGTTTGGATAGTCAATGAAACACGGAggaatgaaattgaaaaaacaaattagaaaTGAATTAAAGTGAAATTTTAAAGTTGTTTGCATTAATGAAACTAGGAAAGAATAGAAGGaaatatttttacttctttaattaaatcaaaaagtaaaagaaaagaaataggataaaatatgaatttgacaATTTTGCCCTTCAAATATGACATGATAACAtagaaaaatcatatatatgcatgcttgtcataaaaaatatatatcattacaTGTTGTTAttccatagaaaaaaaaaatcaaattgcatGAACCAAAATTTTTTTCCATTAGTaagtgttaattttgttagaaatatCAATTAGAGGGTTTGAATCTGCGACCTCTTTTCTCCTTCCTTATTCCTTCATCATTTTCCAATCACTAGATTAATCTTATATTTCATTTGAAGTGAGTTACATGGTAAGGAGTATAAAGAGGACAAACAAGAATTAATAATCTTTTATAGGAAATTTCAAGcctaagttgaaaaaaaaatctatttactcttgaaatttcaaatttgatctcGATTTTAATGACAAACATTTAAAACTTAACAACTTTCATCCTTCCTATTTCCTTCCATTCtaatttctttgaaaaaaacaaGGTGTTAGAGTTACTTGGTCTATTAGTCTTTTGATTAGGTCATGGAAAAAAGATAAGGCAATGCATGAAGATTGTTTTGGCTCTACACAATCAAACGAAAGCTAACAAAGTCCAACTCAATATGACTCTACATACCTAAGTCCAACAGTAAGGTAAGGAGCCATTTGGGGCATACTAAAATTACCTGATTTATGACCCATGGTACTCTTTACACGTTTTATGAAAATCCAAGTTACCCTGCTCATTTCACTTATCTTGAGAGGTTTCAAATATTCGACGGTTAAATGGTCTATGACACCATTATTTCTTTATTGCTTCATGTACCAATTTGGGCATTATAGTACCCTTAGacaaggttatcaaactcgagagtttataCAAACTCGTAAGAATTTTATAGACTCGACTCGTGGATTCAACTCGTAGACTCGTAAGAATCTACTTCATATAAAAGTAATAACAAAagatctataaataacatactaattacacatttcaataatataataaaataaaacagtaaatcataaagttcagaatatttaaataaccaagtctagtaataatacatcactactagataataacttaGAGACgttatagtagtggtagatcattctcattgagggtttgatgttattagagaattaaagtttgatattattaaatgtgagaattttgtatttgagaataacacaTTAAATGAAAGTATGTTGAATGCTAAAcagacaaaataataaaaaaatgacttatattttggtctaatttttttaacttgttgacTCGGTAgtaaactcgagagtctaccGAATTTACTTAGAATTTATAAAGTTTGCTCAGAATCTACTAAAAACAGAATTTACTCAAAAGTCAATTCGCAGAGAACAAGTCAACTCGTAAGAATTTGATATCCATGCCTTTAGGGACACTTCCTACTTCGCTCTTCGCTCGCTCCTCAAACTAATATCTTCATTCCATTTACTTTTGAATAGCTTAGGCTGGGTTGTTTGTTCCtattttccgtgaagaaaaaaagaagattaaaaTTAGTCCTCGAAAATTAAGTGTATTATTTCATTTAGTCCTATAAAAGTGTTATTTAGTttcttaaaatgaattctgaaaACTACTACTATTAAACAACagttattttagtctttaaaattataacaataaaaactaaaatgacttatatttgtttaattttaagaattaaaagatatttttataatttcaaaagcTAAATTGACTATTATTCATAATTTAAGAAGTAATTTGATGTATTACTTGagagaatttttcttttgagtCACTCTCTTGTAGTGTTTAGACATGAACTTTCTTTTCCCTAcaaaatctttttctttatctattgtACAGACAGAATAATTTTGCTGGGgcttagtatttttaaaaaaaaaaactaaagaaatatATCTTGTTTTTGTAACGTGTAAACAGTACAAACTTTTACTCCTTAGACTAGAACTTTGCTTTGAAACAAACAGAACAGTTCGGAACACATTTCCACTATCCATCACTCTCATCTTCTGTTCGTCTAGGTTTTATGATTCTTAATGTTAACTAAAGAATGGACTGTTACAATAAAGCACACACGTAAAAAATCACATTGCATATTTTTTCCCAGGTAACAATCCATATTGAACTATTCATGATGTTCTACCTGGAACCAACCTAGGACAGATGAACAAATCTGCAACCATAGAATTGCACATTCTTTACAATCAATAGCAATCAGAGTTAGAAGCATACAGCAGAAAGCAATTTGTTTCTAAGATAAGGGGAGAAAAGAATTATCTACATTTTCACATGGCCATACCAAGCTACTACCTAAAAAGTAATCCAAAGTCACAAAATATGCCTCACACTGGCTGTCCAACTAAAAGATTTTCTACTCGTGGGTTGTGGGGTAAAGTTGAGTCCAAACATCTCCTTAAATGCCTGTTCTGGCTCTACTAAACCAACCAGCTTTGCAACAATTGATGCACTGTCTCTAACGTGGTCCATGTCTTTTGTGTCACTCCACAATTGATGGGCCAACTGCAAACTCCTATGCTTTGAACTCAAACGAAGGCCCCATTTCAAGTACAGGTTCTGTCTATCATATTTAGACAGTCGCTTATGCATTTGCTTGCTCAGCATTTGCCTCTCTTTTCTAAGATATCTCATGCTGTTTTCAAGTGAAAGACATTGTAACTTgtaaattctattattttacAAAGATCTGCAAAGGTATTTAATAGTTGAAATGTGTTGTTTACCTTAACTCAGGTGTGAGGGTTCGTCCATCTTCCACAGTTTGATTGCCTTGGGAAAAAGTTTGCGTAAGGTATGATAGTCTTCTCAACTCTACCTCCATATAAATAGAATCTGATGGTTCCCCTTTGAATAGAAGGAAAAAGTAAGTCCTGTGAACCAATGAAACATTACACGCATCCCAGAATTCAATGATCTCTCTTTGTAGCCTCTGGAATTTTGAAGGCCAATGTGAGTGTGAGTGAGTTTCTCCATCAGCTTGCATGGGATCCAAGCCAATATCTTTGACATTCTTTGCAGACAAGATGGGATCCAATCCTGTCCCCGGAACCTGTTatgcaaaatatattaaacaatcAATGACTGAATTCTCAATATAACCAGGCTTTTGGCATGTGCATGGGCATGTGCTACTTATATCTATACCATGAATGGGATGAGAAAAGTTATAAAAAGAATCAATAGAGCAATGGTTAAAAGAATTATCAATTGGATCTGTAAACTGATATTTGGTCATCAAGCCCGGGAAAGGGAAATAAGACCAAGAAGAAGAGACGAAGAAACAtgaaatgtaatatatataatgaaagcTTACCTCATGGTCAGCCAGTAAACTCAACCTGTTAAGATTTTCTGTTTCCTTTCCTTTTGGAGCCAAGGGACCATTACCCTCTCTTTCCTTGTTAGTGGAGGATTTCACATTCTGAACATCATGAACAGAAGAATTTTGCACAGAATTCCCATGGCCATTACATGAAAGCCTCTCTGCATTGGCATTGTAATTTAGTGCATAAATGTTCTTCGGAAAGCCCTCTGGTCTTCCAGGGAAGGCTTTTTCATTCCCTATTGGAGGAGTGTTCTGAATTACGTCTTCATCTTCAAACCAATCTGAAGATAAATTCCTCATGATACTTGCTATACAACTTCTACTTCGGCTCAACTTCAAGGTTCTAGAACTACTTGTACTGTTTCCTGTCATGCACACAGAAATTTCTTTTGGAGAGGGAAGAACAAAATCTTGGTGCATATTGTTCAATCTTTTGTCTTCCTTTGACAGAGAAGAACTCAAATCTACTACTTTTTCCTTGTCTCTATTATCAACTACAACCAATCCTAAGATAGCTGTGTTTGCACTAGGAGATGATGCATTCGAATCAGTGTATGTATGTGATCTTAAATCTGCTGAGTTTGAGTGTTTATGCGTGTTTGTAATTACGTCTTCTAACTCAATGCACCTAACTTCCTTACAATTGTCCTCTTCATGCTGATCTTCAATGCTTTTCTGATCCAAATCATTCGGTGCAGCATCAGTCCTTTTGACTGGCAACCCTGGGGGAGAACTTCTGACCAGAAGATTCTTTTCAAGGTCAGGGAGTTGGAATAAGTTATCATCAGAACTAAAACTATGTCCATCTGAATATTGAGATGCATCAAAAGACCTGACACTCTCTTCACCATCAAGACTTAATACATTTGGCTCCTCTCTTTGATTTTCAAAGTTCCATGAATTTCTCATATGTAAATTTGGATATTGAGGATCCATACTTTCCTGGAGATTTGAAAGGAAAATtggttagattttttaaaaagaaggcATATCAGTTACAACTTTCAATGCTCAAAGGCGGGCAAATATACTCACCAGTTCTTTTGTAGCCACATCTTCTCCATGCACTTGGAGCATGCCACTAATTCGAGAATGTGCAAGGTCCCGCTGCAAGGTCAGCTCTCTTACCTCTTTCTTTAACTGCACGGACAGGAACAACTTTCATATTAAGAGAGTTCATATTTACAAATCACAACCAACAAGAAACACATGGTCATAGGTAGGGAAGCTTCAATTCAATGTCCTCATTCCTTTGAGCTAATACATTGAATGTTCGGTGACTATATATAAAAAGCACATTTGTAGAAGCTGTCACCtcaatatgaaattaaaaatgaaaaaaaaaggaaaaaaaaaatggttgaaaAGTAGATTGTTGAAGGCCACACCACAGGTGTTGTTGACAACAACGAACCATTTGAGGTTAagataagatttttcttttttcaccttAGGATCAGAAGGAGCTTGAAAGTTTAAACCCATTATTTagtgaaatgaaagaaattatctCAAGTAGACTGTACCATTGTGCTTTCCATAAAATGTTTGGCACAATCCAATTACGCATATAAAATGGAAGgtgaattcaaaatttctatatAAGTATCAGGACCTgaggaaatatatatattttgttaaaaaaaaacttatatcttttttaattcaagCATCTACAAAGggaaatacatatatattatggATTACATGAGGGTCCAAGTGAACAAAAGTATAAAGGGGGTGCTgcaaagttgaataagcaatgTTTTATGACTAAAAAGCATGAAATGGTCCATTATAGTACTATTTGTTACTGGAAAGAAGTAAGAATAATTTAATCTTGCAAATTTTCAGCACAAGAAGAAACACTCCAGGAAACATATTAGGCGGAAGCTTCATAATAGAAAAGGACAGTTCAATATAACAAATAAGTATTGGAGTATATAACAAAGGAGATGCAACAATAGAAAAGGTGTATGATTAGATGTGGACAGAATAACATTGAGAATGAGTAACaaacaattgaatcaacaatcCAGTGACAGTACCATTGGGAGGATTACCGTCAACTATTCTACTTTTTATTTCATTCCTGCAATTTTGGGATTCCTAGTTAATTATGGGAATGTCCTATTTCTTagttcctttttccttttctttctgtaTATTGTATCTCTTCTCATACGAAATAATACAGagatgaaatatttttcttcataatctGCTCATAGTACAAGGAGTTTTCACATATCTTAAGCAATTTTCCTTGATATGATGTCAGATACATACTAGTATACTACAAACCTATAGTAAATCATAAAACATAATGAGTTTTGGTACAAAATCTTTATTATTACCATATCGATTTGACGgtctttttctctcaacaatgctgCAGTCTCAGATGTAAGGTGGGCTGGCCCTGAATTTCTCAGTTCATCTTCCAGTCTAGCCAACTCTTTTTGTAATTGCTTGACTAGTGCTTTATCAGACATTACTACATTGACTTGTGCATTAGTTGACACTTCTTTAGCACAGCTTGCAAATAAGAGTGTGTTTCTGGTTTGTTCAACGTGGCTCCGAGCAGGGCTCATGGTGCAGATGATAGCAGTTCTAGCATTGCCCCCTAATGAGGACTGCAATATGCGGGTTAGCTTTGAATCTCTGAAAGGAATATGTCCATTTCTCCCCTTGCTGcaagcaattttattttttttaagatgaaagtgaaagaaatattcaacccccctttccaaaataaaactatataaattATTCCCAATATGTCGAATATTGATTATATTGAATTACGGAGaaagtttctaaaaaaaaatgtcccATACTAGTAAAATATATAGTAACACTGTGATTGGCAAAGTAAACCATCCTAAGGAAAATGTAAATGCAAGATAAAGTGTGTAGGAGTTTGAGGCTTTATATAGTAGATCATAGTTCCTTCAATGACTTGCCAATACTTACTATTGCTACCTATTTGCACCAAAAGCATAAAGGGAAACCAATAATAGAATAGaccatttgataaaatatacaaGCCTAAAAGTGAGTAGTGACGGCGAGAGGCCAATGAAACAAATGAACTCTATTTGTATCTGTTAATACTTTTGTATTCAACACAGCTATATGTGGTGGGTGCTACTCTTAGAATTAGAAAGATCAGTAAACCATAATTCACAATTTCCTCCGTGAAGAGGCAATTGATAAGGGGTTACCAAAAGCCATTACAAGGACAGTAGTCTCATGTAGCTAAAGAGAGTCATGAGAATATAAAAGTGAACAACATTATAACATCTTTGAATCCAGATTGTGTCTCAGTTCTCTGTCAACCTTGTCCAAAGCTAAATTACATGTGAAGCAAAGGTTCTGCTTTTGGCTCCTTGgcaagagaataaaaaattcttaaagtgaGCATGTACTCATGTTCTGCAATCAGGGAAGTCACAAATATTGAAACACAATCTTCATAAGCTAACCTGAGTTTGCGGATAACAGTTCCTAGAGTTAGTAAGCTACGATTTATGTGGCAACCCTCTTTCAATCTCGTGCCAGCTGAATGGGTTTGGGATGCTCGCTCGCTACCAGCAAGATCAACAAAATTCTGTAcccagaaaaagagaagaaaattatttgaattcctATAGATGTTCTTTAACACAAGAAGCTGATTCTTGGAATATTTCCCTATAAACTGAGGGAATCAATCGTACCACTGAAGCAGAAAGAGAGCTAGACTTGTCATTTCCAAGGAATTCACGTGCAGAACTTTCAATTGTCTGAGGAAGCGTATTGTAGGAAATGTAAGAGAAGAAATACCATCAGAAGTTCACAAAGTTAGTAGCcctttaacaaaaataacataaaataccAGTCTTAAAATTTGATGAGATCTGGAGCTTGCTTCATTCAGTGCTGTCTCCCCTATCTGCCTTTGAGCTGCAAAAATGCATCAATTGAACGATAAGTAAGCTGTAAGCACTAAGCAGTTAGCTCTAGctggacaaaaaaatttaaagaggaaaatataacaaaaagatATATGTTCAGTCTAGGTAACTCTATTAAAGCAAGAACCATTAAAACGCTTCTTACCTTCACAGAAAGAAATAAGTTCTGTAAAATGGTTCCAATCTCTTAAAGTTTCCTCAGTCAGTCTCTCAACAACTGTCCCTCTCTGTTAAATTAACAAACTGTAAGTAAAATGCACAAATACTAGTTCTGTAGAAAATGATGACGTATACCTCTGGATCATCAAGAAGTCTGAGAGGAGTACAGTCTGGACTAAGGAGGTCCCTGACAGATTCATTATAAATCTCAATTGCCGAAAACTTCAACATGAATTCTCTTTCCTTGTGCTATGAAAAGGTAAAACCAAATCAAAAAAAGGTTTTTGAGAAAGACAAGGTAATGTATTGACATGTTCGTATTTCACCTACCTTTTCTATGTAGTTAAAAATGTCTGACACTGTGTATTCAGTTATGCCACTCATGGTGTATGTCTTCCCACTGCTTGTTTGTCCATATGCAAAAATGCTTGCTGATCAATTAGACACCATGGGGAGAGATCAAAAGAAGATGTTAACAAGGAAATTACGtggattttgatgatgctgaTGAAGGAGGAAAAGCAGACAAAGAGAAGAAACTCACAGTTGATGCCACCGACAACTGAAAGAGCAACTTCCTTAGCTGCTTTTTCATACACCTGCCTTGTAGAAGAATTTGTTCGAAACACACTGTCTATAGCCAAAAGGAAAGCAATTAAAGCCAATTATGATCTTGGTATAACAATAAGTTCATTAACAAAACCAATGGAGCAACTTCATGTGTATATATGACCAGATTTGTAACACACAACAAAAAACATTTGGTAAATTCCCACCTTAGACTCCAAGTGTACATTAGTTCTTTCCTTACAAGAAAGAATCACTACAAATACACACACAGGGGCTGCATTATAGaaagtaaattaaatcaaatatgatGGAAGGAAGTGTGTTCATACCAAAGGAATATGCTGTTGGGTAGAGTGACCTGTCAGAAGCTGAAAGGTTGCTCCTGTATATGATGGCAGTGTCATTGatgcattcccaatctgaaacaTCATTTCTTGCAAGCTCCTTTTCGTTGAGGGGACGAAGACGAACCGAAACAAGAATCCTCTCATCATGCCCTGTAGGCTCTTGAATGGCTTCTTCCCCTCCAACAAAACCCAtttctcactcactcactcactcactcactcactcactcactcctCAAAAACTAGCCTTAAACTCAATTCCAAAGATGAGAAAGATATCACATGTCATGGAATTCAGAGCATTCCAAAAACAACTTTGGTATTCAGTTAATTATCACTGCTTGTGTTGCATTGTTGAGATGTTACGGAACACAAGGAACACTAGAGGTTTCAGCCTCCATTCCTCCAATCATTGTCTGCCGCAAGAAACTAATCACAGATTACCGTTCCATTCagcagaaacaaaaaaagataaatattgtgtactaatttttttattatagtcaGAGGGaggaaataaatattaaatagtgaTTGACTAATATCATAAGGTACTATAATTATGAGAACAAATTATGCGGTGGTTTTCTGTATTCTTGTGGAAAGCTTGGAGTTTTGTGAAATGGTCCCCATCCCAAGAAACAGACTGTCAAATTCTTCATCACATGgaatgtagaaaaaaaaaagtttaaaaataagaactttGCAAAAGGAAATTTACTAAGAGTGATAAGGACATGGGGTAGTGGATTTCTCAAGGAAAATTCTTCATCCAACTTTTTGTGCAGTTGAATTCAGAGAGAGAAGGTTTGAAAATggaaggggaaaaaaaataaaaggatgtAATTGTCTCACTAAAAATCCtgcctatttttcttttttggctgtttttttccatttcttctAAATTCAGTCTGTACATGATCCAAATAGAACACTGAAGAAAATTCTACAAATAGGAtatgaataaaaacaaaaaagaatcccAAAAATCTGCAAAATATCCGATTGAAGCTAGATTCTGAAAGGATTGCTGCTCTGACAGAAAATTTTGATGTCACATAGAAAATATCAACTGCAAGTGAATCTCACATTTTCAGCATAAACAAAAACTCCATTTCTGATTCTAGTCTTCACCACCACAAACACGGCCTTAAATAGCTATAACAAGGAAGAATTCAGTGAATTTTGGTCCTCCATCCCGTGCATTGGTGTGGAGAACACAATGTGGAAGTTAAATCTTCAAAGTCAAcacaaatgaaaacaaaaaaaaaatgaagaaaagagcATGCCATAAAAAATGTGAATATTCCTTCACCTCATGCAAATGTATTCTCAAGTGGAAAAGATGAACATTGTGGTGCAAATGCAGGCAACAACTCTAATGAGagcttaaaagttaaaagtaaaGAGAGAAAGCAGAAATAGCATTTTCTCTGCCTTTTCCTTTCTCATTCTAAAGGGAGTGTGCATCTGTGGATATTTCAGTGTTGCTGTGACTAGGCTTTTGAAATTGAGAGCAGAGGTTATGGTGTCTCCctcttaatttatttgttgCATTGCATTATATAACACATTAACTCTACACCGATAGCATCATGTTGCAGTTAGACTATGATAATCACTAGGCCTGAAATTACCAATCTACCCACAACCCTGCATGCATAATGCTTCCAAAGTTCAGTAacttgtgtttgattgatgAAGTAATAAAAGTGTCCATAATTTTGAGCAGGGAGCAGCagtgaaaataataatgaaaagaaaagtagGATTTGAATCATACAATGCCATAGCTAGCCCAAGTTGGGTAAAAGCACGTGGTGGCTTCACCCCACTTTTCCACATCTTATAAGTGTTATAATTACTATCAAGTTTCAAAGGCCTCACTATGGTCACTAGTTTCAGTACTTTGGACATGAAGAATAAAGCTTTTTAAGATTCTTGTATCTAACAACCAGATTGATTATGATGATAggagaaattatttattttgttttaaatttattgaaaattagaaACCACAAATTTATGGATTTATTGAGCTTAGTATATGATTTCATTTATCAAACTAACAAACTTCTATGATAATAATAGAGGATAGGTGCATATTATTGTGGCGGTGGTGATCAATGTCGTTGGTTAGTGGTTATGATAGATTCctatacttttatttaattagaatgtgTAAGATTTCTCCTTGTGGTTGAACACACCTTTGTTTGAGTATTACGTTCTCACAATTATTCCCAAAGGTGAGGCAATGGAAAAAGGGTATTGGGGGACCTTTTGACCAAAACAAGTAACGTAACTTCAACAGACCATGTGCACGTTGTGAAGGATGTGGAGTTGGAGAGAGAAATCTCATTCACTAGGGTCTCCATTGTTCTATGGGTGTGGTACTATGAATGAATGTTACATAATCAACTATAATGTACAATACAAAACTATCATTTATGTATTTGGACTTTTGTGTGCTCTAACAGCATGCCTACACGTGCATGTTCCTCCTTTAACACAGTCCTTCTCTCTCCATTTTTTCTTCCATATTCAATTGATTAGATTAATAGCCGACAGAggattttaaaacatataaagaCATATACTATAAGGGTTTAAGCAACTAACACATGCCTTGCATGAATAGGAAATTCTATTATGTgcatttaaagattaaattggTTTGAGTTAACCAGATTTGATAAAGTTAGACTCGTGATTTACATATATTATCACATGATAATTGCAAAAGAGTATTCAATTGGTCGCtgagatttttaattttcttcaggAGATCTATTCTATATTTATAGTTGAGTTGTCTccccttaataaaaaaatttcgtaGGCACAGGCGTGACTCGTGATAATGAAgtatacaatttattttttaaatattttctggaAATAGATGCGTGATTCGTATAGTATGGTAAGGTCTGCAGCTGTTTAgaatacaagtttttttttttcttaatctttagattcaaaaaaagaaaactctaaC contains:
- the LOC100809766 gene encoding kinesin-like protein KIN-7C; amino-acid sequence: MGFVGGEEAIQEPTGHDERILVSVRLRPLNEKELARNDVSDWECINDTAIIYRSNLSASDRSLYPTAYSFDSVFRTNSSTRQVYEKAAKEVALSVVGGINSSIFAYGQTSSGKTYTMSGITEYTVSDIFNYIEKHKEREFMLKFSAIEIYNESVRDLLSPDCTPLRLLDDPERGTVVERLTEETLRDWNHFTELISFCEAQRQIGETALNEASSRSHQILRLTIESSAREFLGNDKSSSLSASVNFVDLAGSERASQTHSAGTRLKEGCHINRSLLTLGTVIRKLSKGRNGHIPFRDSKLTRILQSSLGGNARTAIICTMSPARSHVEQTRNTLLFASCAKEVSTNAQVNVVMSDKALVKQLQKELARLEDELRNSGPAHLTSETAALLREKDRQIDMLKKEVRELTLQRDLAHSRISGMLQVHGEDVATKELESMDPQYPNLHMRNSWNFENQREEPNVLSLDGEESVRSFDASQYSDGHSFSSDDNLFQLPDLEKNLLVRSSPPGLPVKRTDAAPNDLDQKSIEDQHEEDNCKEVRCIELEDVITNTHKHSNSADLRSHTYTDSNASSPSANTAILGLVVVDNRDKEKVVDLSSSLSKEDKRLNNMHQDFVLPSPKEISVCMTGNSTSSSRTLKLSRSRSCIASIMRNLSSDWFEDEDVIQNTPPIGNEKAFPGRPEGFPKNIYALNYNANAERLSCNGHGNSVQNSSVHDVQNVKSSTNKEREGNGPLAPKGKETENLNRLSLLADHEVPGTGLDPILSAKNVKDIGLDPMQADGETHSHSHWPSKFQRLQREIIEFWDACNVSLVHRTYFFLLFKGEPSDSIYMEVELRRLSYLTQTFSQGNQTVEDGRTLTPELSMRYLRKERQMLSKQMHKRLSKYDRQNLYLKWGLRLSSKHRSLQLAHQLWSDTKDMDHVRDSASIVAKLVGLVEPEQAFKEMFGLNFTPQPTSRKSFSWTASVRHIL